A genomic region of Pseudomonas sp. RSB 5.4 contains the following coding sequences:
- a CDS encoding lipocalin-like domain-containing protein, with protein MRINLVALLFALLLLGGCDQPVPAQKGFAGLGDQAAQFTPVVPGRVFSFPADHGAHEGFRIEWWYVTANLKDQQGHDFGVQWTLFRSALKPVAQQSGWANQTIWLGHAAVTSATAHHAAERYARGGVGQAGVNVAPFEAWIDDWRFASQAQDPLTDLQLSASDKAFSYQLHLTSSRPLVLQGDNGFSRKSEQGQASYYYSQPFFQASGTLQIDGRTYTVSGPAWLDREWSSQPLAANQTGWDWFSLHLDSGESLMLFRTRQTDGAPYLTGTWISADGQTETLHGEQIKLTAQNTAKVAGRQMPVRWSISIPDKHLDIRLDALNPNAWMNLRIPYWEGPVRINGSHGGRGYLEMTGY; from the coding sequence ATGAGGATTAACCTGGTTGCGCTGCTGTTCGCGCTGTTGCTATTGGGCGGTTGCGATCAGCCTGTGCCTGCGCAGAAGGGTTTTGCCGGGCTCGGCGATCAGGCCGCGCAGTTCACACCGGTGGTGCCGGGGCGGGTATTCAGCTTCCCGGCGGATCACGGCGCGCACGAAGGTTTTCGCATCGAATGGTGGTACGTTACCGCCAATCTCAAGGATCAGCAGGGCCACGATTTCGGCGTGCAATGGACGTTGTTTCGCAGCGCCTTGAAACCGGTGGCGCAACAATCGGGCTGGGCCAACCAGACGATCTGGCTCGGGCACGCCGCAGTGACTTCAGCCACCGCGCATCATGCCGCCGAGCGCTATGCCCGAGGCGGAGTGGGGCAGGCCGGGGTGAACGTCGCGCCGTTCGAGGCGTGGATCGATGATTGGCGCTTCGCCAGTCAGGCGCAGGATCCGTTGACGGATCTGCAGCTCAGTGCCAGCGACAAAGCCTTCAGCTATCAACTGCACCTCACCTCCAGTCGTCCGCTGGTGTTGCAAGGTGACAACGGTTTCAGCCGCAAATCCGAACAGGGCCAGGCCTCGTACTACTACAGTCAGCCGTTTTTTCAGGCCAGCGGCACCCTGCAAATCGACGGCCGGACCTACACCGTCAGCGGCCCGGCGTGGCTGGATCGGGAGTGGAGCAGTCAGCCGCTGGCAGCCAATCAGACCGGCTGGGACTGGTTTTCCCTGCACCTGGACAGCGGTGAATCGCTGATGCTGTTTCGCACCCGGCAAACCGACGGCGCGCCGTATCTGACCGGCACCTGGATCAGCGCCGACGGGCAGACCGAAACCCTGCACGGCGAGCAGATCAAACTGACCGCCCAGAACACCGCCAAAGTCGCCGGACGCCAGATGCCGGTGCGCTGGTCGATCAGCATTCCAGACAAACACCTCGACATCCGCCTCGACGCACTCAATCCCAATGCCTGGATGAACCTGCGCATCCCTTACTGGGAAGGGCCGGTGCGGATCAACGGCAGCCATGGCGGGCGCGGCTATCTGGAGATGACCGGGTACTGA